A segment of the Streptomyces sp. L2 genome:
GCCGAGGGCACCTGGACGGTCCGCGCCCTCGTCCCCGGCGCCACCGCCGACCGCACGGTCGTCGCCCAGCAGGGCGGCCTCGCGGAGGTCGCGATCGCGGTCTGAGCGACGCCGGCTCCGGCCGGCCTCAGCACCGGCCGAAGGGCCGCACCCACGGGTTGGACGCCTCGGGTGCGGCCCTTCGGCATGCTCCCGTCCGGGGCCGGGCGGAATTACTCTGGAGTCATGTACGCACGGCGGCGTCGCCAGTACTTCGTCATGATGGGCATCTGCATCGGGATGTTCGTCCTGGCGTGGGGCGTCGTGCGCCTGTGGTCGGTGACCGCCGCCGTCGGCATGTGCGTGTTCGCCATGCTGATCCCGCCGGTCGCCGCGATGGTCGCCAACCG
Coding sequences within it:
- a CDS encoding DUF3099 domain-containing protein, producing MYARRRRQYFVMMGICIGMFVLAWGVVRLWSVTAAVGMCVFAMLIPPVAAMVANRRGPDDRWWDDPSGDPKSDEWWDELDGKKRR